The Desmonostoc muscorum LEGE 12446 genome includes a region encoding these proteins:
- a CDS encoding hybrid sensor histidine kinase/response regulator — protein sequence MKNTLSWNITSEQRNQRILLVDDSADSLRLLQVTLKLKGYNVIIADSGAEALVKIAESPPDLVLLDVVMPDMDGYEVTRQIKHNSNLPFIPILLVTGSEKSSVVKGLDAGADEFIRKPVDKKELLARVRALLRLKHSMDEQLFLIQRREDFVTRLTHDLRTPLIAADQFLKLLQRGVFGNTLSAMRESLEQMAQSNQTLLSMVDTLLEVYQYEAGGKTLDFFVVDLWELCQQVVQELMPLADVKHLTLKAVLTKGTEASLVRVKGDRLELRRLITNLVGNAIRFSDAGSVEVRLNSTVQGVTIEVEDTGIGMNPEEQLLLFDRFRQGKHQRRGNGLGLYLSRQIVEAHQGNISVSSTVGKGSIFTVYLPVQTAYSEMLSA from the coding sequence ATGAAGAACACTTTATCTTGGAATATAACTTCAGAACAAAGAAACCAAAGAATTCTGCTGGTGGATGACTCAGCTGACAGCCTCCGCTTGCTGCAAGTCACTTTAAAGCTGAAGGGATACAACGTGATCATAGCCGACAGTGGTGCTGAAGCATTGGTAAAAATTGCCGAATCTCCTCCTGATTTGGTACTGCTTGATGTAGTGATGCCGGATATGGATGGCTATGAAGTTACCCGACAAATTAAGCACAACTCAAACTTACCTTTTATCCCAATTTTGCTGGTGACAGGTTCTGAAAAATCAAGTGTCGTTAAAGGTTTAGATGCAGGTGCAGATGAATTTATTCGCAAGCCTGTAGATAAGAAGGAATTACTGGCCAGGGTGCGGGCTTTGTTGAGACTGAAACACAGTATGGACGAACAACTATTCCTCATTCAGCGACGGGAAGATTTTGTAACCCGCCTCACTCACGACCTGCGAACTCCGTTGATAGCTGCTGACCAATTCCTAAAGTTGCTGCAAAGAGGTGTTTTTGGCAATACCTTATCAGCAATGCGTGAATCTTTAGAACAAATGGCTCAGAGTAACCAAACTTTGTTGTCAATGGTCGATACCTTGTTAGAAGTTTACCAGTATGAAGCTGGAGGCAAAACGTTGGATTTCTTTGTGGTTGACCTGTGGGAATTATGTCAGCAGGTAGTGCAAGAACTAATGCCTTTGGCCGATGTTAAACATTTAACTCTCAAAGCTGTCTTGACAAAGGGTACTGAAGCTTCTTTAGTTAGAGTTAAAGGCGATCGCCTGGAACTACGCCGACTTATCACTAACTTAGTTGGTAATGCCATTCGCTTCAGCGATGCTGGGTCAGTAGAAGTTCGCCTCAATTCCACTGTTCAAGGGGTAACGATTGAAGTAGAGGATACAGGTATTGGCATGAATCCAGAAGAACAATTACTCTTATTTGATCGCTTTCGACAGGGGAAGCATCAACGCCGGGGGAACGGTTTAGGATTATATTTATCCCGTCAAATTGTTGAAGCCCATCAGGGAAATATTTCTGTTTCATCGACTGTTGGAAAAGGCAGTATCTTCACAGTTTATTTACCTGTGCAAACAGCTTATTCAGAAATGTTATCAGCATAA
- a CDS encoding Uma2 family endonuclease, protein MSTVITQSLTLEEFLKLPETKPASVYINGEIIQKPMPKGKHSRLQLRLCNSINDVAESLHIAYAFPELRCSFGIRSIVPDVAVFNWSRIPFAADGEAPNDFLLPPDWTIEILSPEQSSNRVTGNILYCLDHGCQLGWLIDPEDRSILVFRPNQQPELLQGDERLPVLAGIDLELTVATVFGWLKMSS, encoded by the coding sequence ATGTCTACGGTAATTACCCAATCCCTGACTCTGGAGGAGTTTCTCAAGCTACCAGAAACAAAGCCTGCAAGCGTTTACATTAATGGTGAGATTATTCAAAAACCAATGCCAAAAGGGAAGCATAGCCGATTACAGTTAAGGCTGTGCAACAGTATCAACGATGTTGCCGAAAGCCTTCATATTGCTTATGCCTTTCCAGAACTGCGCTGTAGTTTTGGTATCCGTTCAATAGTACCTGATGTAGCGGTTTTCAACTGGTCGCGTATTCCCTTTGCTGCTGATGGGGAAGCACCCAACGATTTTCTGCTTCCTCCAGACTGGACAATTGAAATTCTTTCTCCCGAACAAAGTTCAAATCGAGTCACAGGCAATATTCTCTATTGTTTAGATCATGGTTGCCAATTAGGTTGGTTAATAGACCCAGAAGATCGTTCTATTTTGGTCTTCCGTCCAAATCAACAACCAGAACTTTTGCAGGGTGATGAGCGTTTGCCAGTGTTAGCCGGGATAGACTTGGAGTTAACTGTTGCGACTGTGTTTGGTTGGCTAAAAATGAGCAGTTAG
- a CDS encoding ThiF family adenylyltransferase: MEVNFTLANACSLTDNCINLTNCTMELNLDLANASPVVTVNYSKIELWLVGCGGTGSWLAPSLVRLGRVLSQQGKQVKLYFVDPDRVESANVLRQCFCDAEIGFNKAKTLALRYSLAWKMEVTAIAQPFQPEWIVPSYNTLIVVTACVDNAKARESISQVLQHNTHRAAPHIWHLDCGNSKRNGQVLLGSHLSTNPNDYDFEALGCFRLPAPTIQQPDLLVSQPEELADNNLSCEQMALLNSQSLSINQRVAAEAFDYLLQLTAGKLRRFATYFDLESGSGKSLYTTQVSIMQAKGYISQLAVEKAPVFKMDIV; the protein is encoded by the coding sequence ATGGAGGTGAATTTCACTTTAGCAAATGCCTGTTCCCTCACCGATAACTGTATCAATTTAACCAACTGTACTATGGAGCTAAATCTTGATTTGGCAAATGCTTCTCCTGTCGTGACTGTCAACTACTCGAAGATAGAACTGTGGCTAGTTGGGTGCGGCGGTACTGGTTCTTGGTTGGCTCCTTCTTTGGTTCGGTTAGGCAGAGTTCTTTCTCAGCAAGGTAAACAGGTGAAACTCTACTTTGTTGACCCGGATCGTGTTGAGTCAGCTAATGTTTTACGCCAGTGCTTCTGTGATGCAGAAATCGGATTCAACAAAGCCAAAACATTGGCGCTGCGCTACTCCCTGGCTTGGAAGATGGAAGTTACAGCGATCGCTCAACCTTTCCAACCCGAATGGATTGTCCCCAGTTACAATACCCTGATTGTTGTCACGGCTTGCGTAGATAATGCCAAAGCCAGAGAGTCAATTAGCCAAGTACTTCAGCACAACACTCATCGCGCTGCGCCTCACATTTGGCATTTGGATTGCGGTAACTCCAAGCGTAATGGTCAGGTACTATTAGGTTCTCATCTGTCTACTAACCCCAATGACTATGATTTCGAGGCTTTAGGCTGCTTTCGCTTACCTGCGCCAACTATACAGCAACCCGATCTACTGGTTTCACAACCAGAAGAGTTGGCAGACAACAACTTGTCCTGTGAACAAATGGCCTTGCTCAATAGCCAGTCCTTGAGCATTAACCAGCGAGTTGCTGCGGAAGCATTTGATTATTTATTGCAATTGACGGCGGGGAAACTACGACGATTTGCTACTTATTTCGACTTAGAGAGTGGTAGCGGAAAATCCCTGTATACAACGCAAGTCAGTATTATGCAGGCCAAAGGCTACATATCTCAACTGGCTGTTGAAAAAGCTCCAGTGTTCAAAATGGACATCGTTTAA